CTCATCGCCGGGCACGAGACCACCGCCAACATGATCGCGCTGGGCACCCTGGCGCTGCTCAGGCACCCGGACCAGCTCGCCCGCCTGCGCGAGGCCCGCGACCCCCGCGTCATCGCCGGGGCCGTCGAGGAGCTTCTGCGCTACCTCCACATCACCCACAACGGCCGCCGTCGCACAGCGCTTGAGGACATCGAGATCGCCGGGTACCGCATCCGCGCGGGCGAGGGGCTGATCCTGGCCAACGACATCGCCAACCGCGATCCGCGCGCGTTCCCCGACGACCCCGACCGGCTCGACATCCGCCGGGACGCACGCCACCACGTGGCCTTCGGCTTCGGCGTCCACCAGTGCCTCGGACAGCCGCTCGCGCGACTGGAACTCCAGATCGTCTACGGCACCCTCTACCGCCGCGTCCCCACCCTGCGACTGGCGACCGACCTCGACGCCATCGCCTTCAAGCACGACGCGTCCGTCTACGGCGTCCACGAACTGCCCGTCACCTGGTGAACCGGCCACCCGCGGCGGGCCGGCAGCGCGACGGCCGCCACGCGAACCGCCCCGACCCCGTAGGAGCGACATGAACGTGTACCTCGACCAGGACAAATGCGTCGCCTCCGGGCAGTGCGTCCTCGCCGCGCCCGGCATCTTCGACCAGCGGGAGGAGGACGGCATCGCCGTGCTCCTCGACCCCGCCCCACCCGCCGGCCGCGCCCGCGACCTCCACGACGCCGAAGACCTGTGCCCCGCGCTCGCGATCCGCGTCGACGACGCCCAGGGAACGCCCGCCACCGGCGACCGCCCCGCCTGAACCCGGCAGCCGAGCCGCCCCCGCCAGGCGCCCGACGCCCGGCGGCGCGGAGGACATCACAGAGAGGACCGCGCAGTGCCGCACCAGGACCGGCCGGCGAGCCCCGCGCCCCACGACTCCGTGGCCCCGCCGCCCCCCGGCCCGCTCGGCTTCGACCCCGACGCCCTCCGCGAGCGCTACCGGGCCGAGCGCGACCGGCGCATCCGCCCGGACGGCAAGCGTCAGTACCGGAGCA
Above is a genomic segment from Streptomyces marincola containing:
- a CDS encoding ferredoxin — translated: MNVYLDQDKCVASGQCVLAAPGIFDQREEDGIAVLLDPAPPAGRARDLHDAEDLCPALAIRVDDAQGTPATGDRPA